A segment of the Candidatus Synechococcus calcipolaris G9 genome:
TTCCCTGGCCCAGTTGGGTTTGGATCCGTACCGTTCCCCGTAATCGCTCCACTTGCAGGCGCACTACATCTAGACCCACGCCCCGCCCTGATAGATCACTCACTTCCTTGGCGGTGGAGAACCCAGGCATAAATAAAAATTCAAGGATCTGTTCCTGGGTGAGGAGGGGAATGGATTCCGCCGTACACAGACCCACTTTCAGAGCTTTTTGCGTGACTTTCTCTAAGTTAATGCCGCCGCCATCATCCTGAATGGAGATTAAGACTTGGTTGCCAGAGACGCTAGCCGATAGGGTAATGGTGGCGATCGCCGGTTTTCCTGTCTTTTGGCGCACCTCTGGAGATTCAATCCCATGGTCGAAGGCATTGCGAACCAAATGGGTTAATGGTGCCTTGAGTTGTTCCAGAACCACCTGATCCACCAGGGTTTGGCTGCCCTGGATCACCACATCCGTTGGTTTGTGGTGGCGTTGACTCAGGGTTTGCAGAGCCGGGATAAATTTTTCCGCCAGGCCCCGAAAGGGCACTAGGCGAGACCCGGTCAAATCCCCCCGTAAATTGTTCAGGTGTTGGCGGCTTTCATCTAGGGCATCTTGCAAATCTCGGTTGAGGAGATCAATATCTGAGCCAGTTTCTTGGATGCGAGCTAGAATTTCTTGAAAGTCTTGCAGGGTGGTATGTAGATCGGTATAACGGTCAAATTGCAGGGCATCAAAATCCTCCCCTTGGCCTTTGGTTTCTGGTGCCTCCACCCCCAAGGTATTCACCACTCGGCCATTTCCCTGACTTCGGCCCAAGGGCATTTGGCTTAGGGGAATGGCCAGGCGATCGTAGATCGTTTGGATCTGCTCCCGAATTGGACGAAACTGATCAATGCGTAATTTCAGTTCTTTGCTCACCCGTTGAAATTGAGATTGATAAAGATTGAGCCGCTCCTGGCCAATTAAGAGTTCACTCACCGTATTGCCCATCCGATCCAATTTTGTAACCGGAATCCGCAGATGAAACGCTGGCTGTTCTGGAGTGGTCTGACTGGTATCGGCAATAGTTGGGGATGGGGCGATCTCTGGGGCTGTCGGGGATTGGGCCGCCTTGGTTTCTACGGAAGCGAGGGCCTGCTTCAGGTAGTGATCCCGTGCCTCTCGAAATTCTGCGACTACCGCTGGAGCCAGTTCCACCCCAGGCATTTGTTCAATCAGAGGGACAATTTGGTCAGACAACTCCACTAACCAGGACACCTTAAGGGCTTGCCCCAGCAGTTTAGCCTCTTGAACCAAACTACGCAGGGTTGATTCGATCGCCTCCGGATTTGATTTGGCAACGGTTTCCACGCGCTTGAGGCAATCTTCTAAATCGGTTTGCAGGGCCGTTTGCACTAAGGGGGAAAGGGTAACACCCCCACCATCCCCCCCAGACGGGGTAATGGCGGCAGGGGCCAAATTAGCCAAAAAGTGATCCAGTTGGGTGAGTAAATGCTCCCGTTGCTGGCGATGACCCGCGGGTTGATTGAGATGGGCCGCATTAATTAAGCCATGGATATTTTCAACCCCTAGGGCAATCAAGTCATGGGCCGCCAAGACATCCCCCACCTGGCCATCCTTAAGGGCTTCCAGTAAATCCTCAAGGCGATGGGCCACCTGTTGCAGTTCGTTTAATTGGGCAATGCCGGCCCCCCCCTTCAGGGAATGGGCTGCCCGCATTAAATCCTGATATTCATGGACTGAAAATCGTTGATCCCGATTGGACTGAAGTCGCTGGATCGCCTCATCCAGCATCAGTACATATTCCGGTGCATCCTCATTGAGAAAGCAACTGCGGGCTTCTTTCGTAATGGCATCAAAATCGGCAGCATTGAGGGGCATAGGACATCTCTAGGATTCAACCCGGAACCGGGAAACGGAATTTTGCAGTTCTTCAGCAACCGTCACCAAACTTTGCATGGTACTTGCCACGGTGGCGGATTCCGAGGAGGTGGTACGGGCACCTCGGGCAACATCTTGCATGGTTTCGTTGACCACTTGGGATGCTTCCGTCTGGGAAACGGTACCGGCGGAAATGACCTGGAGTAGGGCATCAATTTGTTGGCTAATTCGTCCCAAGCCTTGCAGAGTATCCTTAGTTTGTCCCACCAGTTGGGTTCCTTTGACCACCTGGGAGGTACTGCCTTCCATCTGAAGTAATACCTCGGCGGTTTCCTGCTGAATGCCAGTGACTAGCTGCTCAATTTCTCGGGCAGAGTCCGTGACCCGTTCCGCCAATCGCCGCACCTCATCTGCCACCACCCGGAAGCCTTGACCATGCTCCCCTGCCCGTGCCGCTTCAATGGAGGCATTAAAGGCAAGGAGGTTGGTTTTTTCGGAAATGCCGGAGATGATATTGACGATTTTGGACACTTCCTGGGAGGATTCCGCCAGACGTTTCATTTTCTTAGAGGTATCCGCCACACTGGTGCGAATGTTCTCAATACTGTCCACAGTGGAATCCATGAGATGATCCCCGGTTTGGGCCGCCTCTAGACCTTGGCGGGCAATGAGTGCCGCTTCCTGGGCAGACTTGGCGACCTGCTGAATCGAAGCTACCATGTCCTCTACGGAATTAAGGGTGGCGGCAATTTCCTCGGCTTGGGTGGTGGCACCGCTGGCCAGGCTTTCCACGGAGGTTTGACTACTGCGGGCCGCAGATTGAACTTGGTTGGCGGCGGACTGCACTTGGAGAACAATATCCCGGAGGCTTCGCACGGTGGCATTAAAGGCATCGGCAATGGAACCCATTTCCCCTTCAGTTACTTGGGCGCGAACCGTTAAGTCCCCCCGCTGTGCCCCCTCAATATCTAGGAGCAGGGTAATTACCGCCTCCTGCATTTTCATCCGTTCGTTTTTCTGGGCAACCAGATCCGCCTGCCGCTGTTCTTCTAGCTCCGTCATCCGCTGGTTTAGGGTTTGAATGTGCCCCAAAAGGTATTGCACGCCTTGGGCGATCGCCCCGACTTGGGGATCCTTGGGGGTGGGAGCCTCTAGTTCACGTTTCCCCTGCTGGATGGCTGCCATGTAGGTTTGTAGGGATTGGAGGTCTTGGCGAAGTTGTTTCTGACCTTTACCAAAAAACACAGGAATGGAGGGTGTAGGCGCAACCAGATTGGGAGTTGCTGGCTCCGCTGCTACCGGGATCACGGGGTCTGGAATCACTGGGGCGGCATTGGGGATTGGTGCAGGCAGACCATCTAACAGGGCCAGGGCTTGACGGGCACTCTGGCCAAAGAGTCCGGTTTGATCCTGCTGGGCGATCGCCTGGTAAAGACTCACCGCTTCTTCGATATTGCTGGCCTTCTCTAGGGCCGCGGCCAAACTCAGTTGGGCTAACAGATCCCCAGGTTCACGGGCAAGAACCTCCCGCAGGGCAGAAATATCCTGGGATAAAATGGCGTTGAAATAGCGATCGCTAATCATAGAGGAGGAGGCGTAGCCGTTCGTCACTGTGGTTGTCATAGGATTGCCAAGGAATTGGGCGGGGTATAGCGTTGTAAAAGCGAGAAAACCGTTTCAACCTTCAGAATCAGCAAAGGGGTACGCTCCGCTTGGGCCATACCCACAAAAAACTGGCGAATCTTCTTTTTTAGTTGCTTGGGAATGGGTTGAATCTGATCGGGTTCGATGGGAATGATTCCCCGTAGGGATGAAACCAAACAGCCCAACTGCACTGGTTGCTCCTGGCTACGATGGCTCATGACCAGGGCTGTTAGTCGTTGCTGGGGCGATCGCCCGGCCGGCATCGGCAAGCCCAACAGATCCCCCAGTTCTAGCATCCAGATCAACTTTCCCCGTTGATTCGTGATCCCCAGTAAGGAGGGTGCTACTCCGGGGATCAAGCAAATATCCCGACGACTGAGGCTAAAGACTTCCGCAGTTTGCTCCAAGGGAATGGCAATTTGCACCCCCTGGGGTAGTTCCACTTGAAAGTACTCTTGGCTAATCAGGGTCGGCATGGACGTAATTGTGAATGGACGTAATGACTAATGAAGGTTCTGATAAAGATTTAGATTAGATCAAGGTAATGTATCCAGAAAAATAACCTTACTGAAGATGCTCGGTAACAGTTTGCATCAGTTCATCGGGATTATAGGGCTTGGTAATATAGGCATTTCCCCCTTGGCGCAGGGCCCAGAAGCGATCAAAATCTTGATCTTTTGATGAACAAAAAATGATCGGCACATCCTTGAAATCAGGCTTGGCCCGCACTTCCCGACACAGTTCTAACCCATTCGCCCCTGGCATGACAATATCTAGGACAATCAAATCCGGTGGTTGATGCTGAGTTAACCAATCTAAGGCAGATTCCGCCGTCTCAGCTAAACAGACCTTGTGGCCCATCTTTTCTAGAATTGATACGATCAGAGTCTGTTCAGCACGGGAATCCTCAACAACAAGAACCGTCTTCATCCTAATTTCTCTCCACTACTGCTTGGTGAGCAAATCGCTCTGCTAAGCATAATAGCTCTTGGGGAGTAAAGGGTTTGGTTAAATAATCTGTGGCTCCCACCATCCGGGCCCGAATCCGATCCACCAGGCCATCCCGACCCGTGAGCATGACAACGGGCACATCTTTGAGCAGGTCTGATTGGCGCAGGATTCGGCATAGTTCATAGCCATCCATTTCCGGCATCGTAATGTCCATGAGCACCAAACTGGGTTTTTGCCGAGCCAAGGCGGTGAGGGCCCGGGCGGGACTCATCAATTCCAGGACTTTATAGCCAGAGGTTTCTAAAATAAGGCGGACATTTCGTTGAATGGTGCGACTGTCATCAATACAGGCGACGACGGGACGGGCATCGGCTTGGGGTCGGGCGTAGGGACTCAGGGTGATTGCTCCGCCACGAATGGCCGGCTTCAGGAGTTCAGCGGTGGCGATCGTATCCAAACTCAGTTGCCGGGCCAAATCATAAAGGAGGGGCTGGGGAGCTAAAAGTTCTGGCAAACGCTGGATCAGATGGAGATGATCCGGATGGCTGGCAAACTCTTGGTTGAGGCGTTCCTCGTCCACTAGGGAGAGTCGCTGAAAGGGCGAACTCATGTAGGTGCGGATCTGCACCCATTGGGCAATTGATCCCCGCAATTGGGAGAGGGTGGCCTTGATCGGCACAGATAGCACCAACTGCTCCAGCCCCAGGGCCCGCTCCACCTTCAATTCTGCCTGGGGGAGAGACACCATTTGAATCAAAGCTTCTTGGGTAAAGAGAAACAGGAGCTTGCGGAGCTGGGGTAAGTTCAATTTGCCCTGCTTCCATAACTGCCCCAGGTATTGATAGTCCGATTGATTAGGAGCCAAGTCCCCTATCAAGTTGGGACAATAGCGTTGACATAGATAGTTCAGCCGCTCCTGCTGACCAACGCCACTGCCACAATAATGGATTTGCCCATTGCCGACGTACAACTGCCAATTCACGGATTTGTCGTTAGGATCCGTAAAAATAATCCGTCCTGAAAGGCGTTCCGCAATAATCTTTTGCAAGACCCGTGCCGGAAATGCCATCATTTTGGACGTTTTTTGCTCAGAGGTTCCATTCTCAGAAGCAGCAGCAGTAGCGACGGTGTTTGTCATGGTTTACCAACTTGAACTGTAAAAAGGGACAAGGCTTGTGTTGGTTCGATTTAATAAATTCGATATAGAAAAATTTATATTGTACGCCAGTCTTAGGTAGACCCCAGGATGGATGATAACTTAGCATTAAATCCCCTTCTGAATCCTAACGAGACTCCCTCAGATTAATATGTATCGAAGGCTACAGTTGATCAAGAAAAACCGATTTTAATCTCCTTAAGACTTTATAAAGACTCGGGAATATAGAGCCTAATGGATATGCAATCGCCTCGAAAGCAACGCAGCCAACAGTAGCTAAGGAAACCTTATATTTATAGGCTCTTTTGAATCAGCCACTACCCCCAATTGGACAGAACGCCCACTAAAGATTCTGGGGAAGGCGGATGCCATTTATGATCAAATTAAATATTGAAATAGTATAGGGGCTGAATTAACCATGATCAAGCTTTATGGTGGAGAACTGTCACGGGCCGCCATTGTTCGCTGGTATTTAGAGGAATTGGGTCTGGAGTATGAGCTAATTCGGCTGGATATGAAAAACAAAGAGCATTTGCAGCCGGCCTTCCTTGCCCTAAATCCCATGGGAAAGGTGCCGGTGATTGAGGATGGGGAGTATGTATTAGCCGAATCGGGGGCTATTTTACTTTATTTAGCTCACAAGAAAACTCAGTTCCCGACGGATCTACAGACCCAGGGCAAGGTTTATGAGTGGGTTCTTTGGGCAAATTCTACCCTGCCCATGGCGGTGCTTTCTCCTGAGGCCCGGGAGCAACAACTCCCCCGTTTATTGACGGCCTTGGATCACCAATTACAGGGACGCTCCTTTCTGGTGGGTAATGATTTTACAGTGGCGGATGTGGCGGTGGGATCGGTCTTGAGGTATCTGGAGCAGTTGTTTAAGATTGACTTGTCCCCCTACGGGGCGATCGCCACCTACCTGCAAGCATTAAGTGACCGGCCGGCCTTCCGCAAAGGCTTGATAGGAGAAAAATAGATGAATATTGTATTTCGTGAATTTAATCCCTTTAATGTGTGGATCTGGGTTGAATTTGCCCAACATCCGACGGCGGTTGAGCAGCAATACCTGGAGGAAGTCTTTAATTCCTGGTTTTTTCTGGGGAAATTGGGGGGGTTTAATGCTGAAAACCTTCAGGTACAAGAAACGGGGCTGGAATTGAGTTTTTTGGATTATGACGGCGATCAAACGGACAATGGACTAATGGCGGTTATGCACAACATGGGGGAATTTGAATATGACAATCAGTGGGGCCGCTGTTGGTTTGATCTGGGCACGAGTGATGCCGTTGCTTTGGATGTGTTGATTAATGCCTTAACCCTATTCAGTCGCGACTATGTTCCCTTGAATGCCCTGATGATTGGCGGCGAAAATGCTGACTGGCCCCTGGCAGAGAGTCCCCAGCAGGAAGAAATTGCCCGTTTAGCGTGGAGTTGACGGCACGGCAGGTTGCCCTTTCCGTTCTCGTTGCTGTACATCGCGGGGCCTATGTTGATATTGCTCTAGAGAAGGGATTAGGTTCGGTATCTCTAGAGCATCGCGATCGCGGCCTTGTGACCGAATTGGTCTATGGAACCGTGCGGCAACAGCGGTATTTGGATGCCCTCATTACTCCCTATTGTCGGCGGCCCCTAGAGCAGCAGCCGTTTCCCCTGGGACAAATTCTGCGCTTGGGATTTTATCAACTGCGGTTTCTCAGTCAGATTCCCGATCATGCGGTGGTTCACACTACTGTTGAATTGGCAAAAACCGCTGGTATGCCAAAGTTGGCGGCGGTGGTCAATGGCATTCTCCGAGCCTATCTACGGGATCAGCGGGAGCCAAGCCTGCCCCCGGATTTAACGGCTCAGTTGGGGGTGGCCCATAGTTTTCCCGATTGGTTGATTGATCTCTGGCTACCCCTATTGGGGCGATCGCAAACCGAAGCCCTCTGCCAATGGTTTAATCAACCCGCGCCCATTGATCTGCGGGTTAATCCCCTACGCAGCGATCGCCCGTCCATACTCTTGGCCCTTCAGCAGATGGGGATTGGGGCCCAGGCCCTTGAGGGATTGCCCTATGGTATTCATTTACCCCATGCCGGGATAGCGATTCCTGACCTACCTGGTTACGCTGAGGGACACTGGTCGGTACAGGATCGGGCGGCCCAATGGGTCACCTATCTCCTTGACCCCCAGCCGGGAGAAACCATTATTGATGCCTGCGCTGCCCCCGGCGGCAAAACTACCCACATTGCCGAATATATGGGGGATCAGGGCCAGGTCATTGCCTGCGATCGCACCGCCTCCCGATTAAAAAAAATAGGACAAAATCAAACCCGTTTAGGCCTAAAATCCATCCAAATTTCTCCGGGGGATAGCTGCCAGCGGCCGGAATTTTTCCAGCGGGGCGATCGGGTTCTGTTGGATGCCCCCTGTTCTGGTATTGGTACCGTCCATCGCCATGCCGATGCCCGTTGGCGACAGACCCCCGCTAAAATCGCAGAATTGATCCAACTCCAAGCCCAACTGTTGGACCATACCAGTACGTGGGTAAAACCAGGAGGGGTCTTAGTTTATGCCACCTGTAGCCTCCATCCCCAGGAAAATGAACAGCAGATTATTCAGTTTTTAGGCCGTCATCCCCAATGGCAGGTGATTCCGCCAAAGGCGACATCCCCCCTAGCCCCCCTAGCCCAGGAGTCGGGGTGGATCACCCTCTGGCCCCAGCGACACAATATGGATGGTTTTTTTATTGCGGCTTTGGGATACGGGTGAGAAACAGTGTTCCCAGACCCAAGAGCATCGCACACCCCAGCACCCCCGCAATGGGATTTTCATTTATGCCGGTCATCCACTCTGGTGCTGAGCCATTGTATTCAATTAAACCGCCAATATTAACGCCAAAATAGGCCCACACCAGACCCCCATGGAGTCCCATGGCCATCCCCAACCGTCCCCGACAGGCCCAAGTCGCTAACACGAGGTTCCAACCCAAGAGGACGAGGCCAAAAAACTGGGGCCAGGTTTCACGGATCACCTCGGGCGGATGTAGATAGTGGAGCAGGGCAAAAATAATGCCATTGACGACCAAGGCAAACCAGGGAATGTAGTCGAGTTCCAGTTCCTTGAGTAGCCAGCCCCGAAAGAGTAACTCTTCGGCAAAGCCAACACCGACCCCTGTGATTAAACCCGATAGGAGCACATTAGAAAATTGGGGCGGAATCCCCTGCCAATCAATCCAGCCAAGGCTAAATTGAATCAGAAAGAGTAATGCTAGGGCGGCAACCCCCAGGGCCCAGCCTAAAATGGCCTCCAAGAGCATGGGGCCGTTCAGAACAAAGCCATAAAACTGAAGGGGCTGATCCTGGCGATGCACCCGCTTTCCCCACACCCGCAGCAAAATAATAAAAATGCTGTACAGTAGGGCCCCATTAATAAAATTGACAATCTCGTACTCTCCCCAAATTAAGTGGATGGGGATAGCTAGGGGTAACCATAGGGCCAACAGCGTCAGCATAAATGCAACTAAGCGGGCCCAAACGGGGCGGCGAATCATCTGCCGCCATAAACTATTCAGCCGGTTCAATGGTACTTGTTAACCCCGCCGACTTCAGACTTTCACTATAAAACTCAGCATGTTCTAGGGCGCAGGTAATGACGAGGGCCTTGCCGTTGGTGTGGGCCTCCATCATAATATCCACCGCCTGGGGCTGGGTTAAACTGGGCACGGTTTTTAATAAAACGTCCACCACGTATTCCATCGGGTTCACATCATCATTGTGCAGGAGAACTCGATAGCGCGGGGCGAGTTTTCGCACTGTCGAGGGTTTTTGAATAGTTTGCACAGACATGAAGCCAAGCCTCCGTCAATTCCCTAGTCGTGGTTTAATTGTACCCCTATGGTATCAGGTCAATTCAATCTGCGATCGCCCTAGGAGTGGCACCTAACCCTGCGATACTCGGACAGGTATTGCTTAAATAGAGAAAAATTAAAGCTGCGGGGATCCGAACGCTCTCCACCCCGATCAACCAATTTGTGAGTTGTCAGGCGATCGTCCCCTAAACCCGTCGTTGCCACCAACCAGGCGAGGGATCGGTATTGGGCATCCGTATAGCCGCCATGACTGAAACCATTATGATTGCCCCCGGGGGGTGTCTCTAAACTAAAGTGCAGGGCAAAATTATTTACCGAGGCCGAGAATCGTGGATTTGTTTTGACACTTTCTCCCTGGAACTGGGAATTGCCTGCTCCGTAAGCCCGCTTCCCCCAGGGGACGATATGGATGATGGAGCCATTAAGCAAAATATATTCGTGGTAACTTCGTTGGTCTTCGTCCCGAGGATGGTGGGTCTGGAAGGTGCGGATGGTTGTTGCCCCGGAACTGACACTTTCGTGCAGCACAATCAAGGGGGCATGGGTGAGGGGCTGACCCGTTAGATCACTGCCGTAGCGATCGCCGTAGTTACTAGAATCTGCGAGGGCCGAATACCAGGGAGGGGACTCTTGACAATGACTGTGGTGAGCTAGGGCAGTTTGAAACAGAACTTGGTAGGTTTCCCCTTGGCTAGGGACTAGGGGAGTGAGGGATAGGGACGGCGAGGAAACGTCAGCTGGAGCTAAATCTTGACTGGGGCTGGGAGTTACTCCCACGACAAAGAGCAAGAAAAGACCCACACTGGCGATCGCCAAGACCCAACCATGGCAACGAAGGAGTTTGGGCCAAAAATGGTGATGTTTAATCAGACCCATGGGCAATAAGGGGTAAGTTTGGCACAATCTAAAGTGTACTCAATTCCTAAAAGCGGCAGCAGCGATGATTATTGTCATGAAAAGCGGTACTCCAGAAATGGAAGTGGAACGCATCAGCCGGGAAATGATGGACTGGGGGTTGACACCCGAAAAAATCATTGGCAAGCACAAAGTGGTAATTGGCCTGGTGGGGGAGACGGCCGAATTAGACCCGCTGCAAATTAAGGAAAACAGTCCTTGGATTGAGCAAGTTTTACGGGTTGAGCAACCCTTTAAGCGAGTAAGTCGGGAATTTCGCCACAATGAACCCAGTGAGGTGGCTATTTCCACGCCCAATGGTCGGGTCTATATTGGCGAGGCCCATCCAATTGCGATCGTGGCGGGGCCCTGTTCCGTTGAAAACGAAGCCATGATTATTGAGACGGCTCGACGGGTGAAGGCCGCAGGTGGTCAATTTTTACGGGGTGGGGCCTATAAACCCCGTACCTCTCCCTATGCCTTCCAGGGCCATGGTGAAAGTGCCCTAGAGTTACTGGCGGCGGCCCGGGCGGCCACTGGCCTAGGCATTATTACGGAGGTGATGGATGCAGCAGATCTGGACAAAATTGCGGAAGTGGCCGATGTGATCCAAGTGGGGGCCAGGAATATGCAAAACTTCTCCCTCTTGAAGCGGGTGGGTGCCCAGGAAAAGCCCGTGTTACTGAAGCGAGGGATGGCCGCCACCATTGAAGACTGGTTAATGGCCGCTGAATATATCTTGGCCGCCGGAAACCCCAATGTGATTTTGTGTGAGCGGGGAATTCGTACCTTCGATCGCCAGTACACCCGCAATACCCTAGATTTGTCTGTGATTCCTGTCCTGCGGAGCCTCACCCATTTGCCGATTATGGTTGATCCGAGTCATGGTACCGGCTGGGCGGACTATGTGCCGTCCATGGCCAAGGCGGCGATCGCCGCTGGAACCG
Coding sequences within it:
- the aroF gene encoding 3-deoxy-7-phosphoheptulonate synthase — protein: MIIVMKSGTPEMEVERISREMMDWGLTPEKIIGKHKVVIGLVGETAELDPLQIKENSPWIEQVLRVEQPFKRVSREFRHNEPSEVAISTPNGRVYIGEAHPIAIVAGPCSVENEAMIIETARRVKAAGGQFLRGGAYKPRTSPYAFQGHGESALELLAAARAATGLGIITEVMDAADLDKIAEVADVIQVGARNMQNFSLLKRVGAQEKPVLLKRGMAATIEDWLMAAEYILAAGNPNVILCERGIRTFDRQYTRNTLDLSVIPVLRSLTHLPIMVDPSHGTGWADYVPSMAKAAIAAGTDALMIEVHPNPAKALSDGPQSLTPDQFDQLTQELAIFGQSVNRWPQVAVALS